Proteins encoded in a region of the Pigmentiphaga litoralis genome:
- the mnmE gene encoding tRNA uridine-5-carboxymethylaminomethyl(34) synthesis GTPase MnmE: MSDHDPIVAIATAPGRGGIGVVRVSSPARLDALIEAIAGRQLTPRHAHYLPFKDADGVLIDEGIALAFPAPHSYTGEHVVEFQGHGGPVVLRRLLARCLEAGREQGIRLAEPGEFTRRAFLNDRMDLAQAEAVADLIDASSEAAARSAAASMTGAFSDQVTGLADRIVHLRMLVEATLDFPEEEIEFLEKYQARSVLDAIASDLSHLLAQARQGAILREGLHVVLAGQPNVGKSSLLNALAGFEAAIVTPIAGTTRDKVVQQITIEGVPLHIVDTAGLRETTDTVEQIGIARTWTEIEQADVILHLLDATQPQPELDAAITSRLPARTPVLEIVNKMDLVDGGNDGAGAGGNAGAEADAGAGAGADADADADADADADADAGGSQRAARVSAETRVAGHPAKRLGISALTGEGLDTLRQELLAIAGWNPSGESPYLARERHIQALLQAADHLDIAGEHAALSDRVLDLFAEELRLAHGALTSITGEFTSDDLLGVIFSRFCIGK; this comes from the coding sequence ATTTCCGATCACGACCCCATCGTTGCGATTGCAACGGCTCCCGGCCGCGGCGGCATTGGCGTCGTGCGCGTATCGTCGCCGGCCCGGCTGGATGCGTTGATCGAAGCCATCGCAGGCCGGCAGCTTACGCCGCGCCACGCGCACTATCTGCCGTTCAAGGACGCCGACGGCGTGCTGATCGACGAAGGCATCGCCCTGGCCTTTCCCGCCCCGCATTCGTACACGGGGGAGCATGTCGTGGAGTTCCAGGGCCATGGTGGGCCTGTCGTGTTGCGGCGTTTGCTTGCGCGCTGCCTGGAAGCCGGACGGGAGCAGGGCATCCGCCTGGCCGAGCCCGGCGAATTCACGCGGCGTGCCTTCCTGAACGACCGCATGGACCTGGCGCAGGCCGAGGCCGTGGCCGACCTGATCGACGCCTCGTCCGAAGCCGCCGCGCGCAGTGCGGCCGCTTCCATGACGGGGGCGTTTTCGGACCAGGTGACCGGCCTGGCCGACCGCATCGTGCACCTGCGCATGCTGGTCGAAGCGACGCTGGACTTTCCCGAAGAAGAGATCGAGTTCCTGGAAAAGTACCAGGCTCGCAGCGTGCTCGATGCGATTGCGTCAGACCTGTCGCACCTGCTGGCCCAGGCCCGCCAGGGCGCGATCCTGCGCGAAGGCCTGCACGTGGTGCTGGCCGGTCAACCCAATGTCGGCAAATCGAGCCTGCTCAATGCGCTCGCCGGTTTCGAAGCCGCCATCGTCACTCCCATTGCCGGCACCACGCGCGACAAGGTCGTGCAGCAGATCACGATTGAAGGCGTGCCGCTGCATATCGTGGACACGGCAGGGCTGCGCGAGACGACCGATACGGTCGAGCAGATTGGCATTGCCCGCACGTGGACCGAGATCGAACAGGCGGATGTGATCCTGCATCTGCTGGACGCAACGCAGCCGCAGCCGGAACTGGATGCTGCGATCACGTCACGATTGCCCGCCCGCACGCCGGTGCTTGAGATCGTCAACAAGATGGATCTGGTTGACGGTGGCAACGATGGGGCGGGGGCGGGCGGCAACGCGGGTGCGGAGGCCGATGCCGGTGCCGGTGCCGGTGCTGATGCGGATGCGGATGCTGATGCGGATGCTGATGCGGATGCTGATGCCGGCGGCAGCCAGCGTGCTGCGCGTGTCAGTGCCGAAACGCGCGTCGCCGGTCACCCCGCCAAGCGCCTGGGCATCTCTGCCTTGACGGGGGAAGGGCTCGATACGCTGCGCCAGGAACTGCTGGCGATAGCAGGCTGGAATCCGTCTGGCGAATCGCCCTACCTTGCGCGTGAACGGCATATCCAGGCCCTGCTGCAAGCCGCCGACCATCTGGACATCGCCGGCGAACATGCGGCGTTGAGCGATCGCGTGCTGGATCTGTTTGCCGAGGAACTGCGGCTCGCGCACGGCGCGCTGACGTCGATCACAGGGGAGTTCACGAGCGATGATCTGTTGGGGGTCATCTTTTCGCGGTTCTGTATTGGCAAGTGA
- a CDS encoding helix-turn-helix transcriptional regulator has protein sequence MSRAERLLSLMQHLRGHKHPVTGMTLAAQMGVSVRTLYRDIASLQAQGADITGEPGVGYVLKPGYLLPPLMFSVTELEALVLGMRWVNRSTDDELGAAAKQAMAKISSVLPAEMRRELDANTLLVGPRADPPGLTEHLPQLRDAIRRERKLDIDYTDANGASSSRTIWPFALGFFERQRVVVAWCETREGFRHFRADRLANVTTQNVRYPQRRLGLLKRWRAEMGITGEQ, from the coding sequence ATGTCCCGCGCTGAACGCCTCCTCTCCCTCATGCAGCATCTGCGTGGCCATAAACATCCCGTGACCGGGATGACCCTGGCGGCGCAGATGGGGGTCAGCGTGCGCACCTTGTATCGCGACATTGCCAGCCTGCAGGCGCAGGGCGCGGACATTACGGGCGAGCCGGGGGTGGGCTATGTGCTGAAGCCGGGGTATCTGCTGCCGCCGCTGATGTTTTCCGTGACGGAGCTGGAAGCCTTGGTGCTTGGCATGCGGTGGGTCAATCGCAGCACGGACGACGAGCTGGGCGCGGCGGCGAAGCAGGCGATGGCGAAGATTTCGTCGGTGCTGCCTGCCGAGATGCGGCGGGAGCTGGATGCCAACACCTTGCTGGTCGGACCCCGCGCCGATCCGCCCGGGTTGACCGAGCATCTGCCGCAATTGCGGGATGCCATCCGGCGCGAACGCAAGCTGGATATCGATTACACGGACGCCAATGGCGCGTCCAGTTCGCGCACCATCTGGCCGTTTGCGCTGGGCTTTTTCGAGCGCCAACGGGTGGTGGTTGCGTGGTGCGAAACGCGAGAGGGCTTCCGCCATTTTAGAGCGGATCGCCTGGCTAACGTGACCACGCAGAACGTGCGGTATCCGCAGCGCCGGCTGGGCTTGCTCAAGCGGTGGCGCGCCGAAATGGGCATCACGGGCGAGCAGTAA
- a CDS encoding VOC family protein translates to MSVPSMTILYVDNAEQSGAFYARLLDQQPVEASPTFLLFVLANGLKLGLWSKHTCKPAPATTGGGSELAIAVDDEAAVDALFESWSATGVTVLQSPVLLDFGYTFVIADPDGHRVRVYTMIEG, encoded by the coding sequence ATGTCTGTCCCTTCGATGACCATTCTGTATGTCGACAACGCCGAACAAAGCGGGGCGTTCTACGCGCGTCTGCTCGATCAGCAACCGGTCGAAGCGTCGCCGACCTTCCTGCTTTTTGTCCTGGCCAACGGCCTGAAGCTGGGGCTGTGGTCGAAGCACACCTGCAAGCCTGCGCCCGCCACGACCGGCGGCGGATCGGAACTGGCGATTGCCGTGGACGACGAGGCGGCAGTGGACGCGCTGTTTGAAAGCTGGTCCGCGACGGGCGTCACGGTGTTGCAATCGCCGGTGCTGCTCGACTTTGGCTACACGTTCGTGATCGCTGATCCCGATGGTCATCGCGTGCGTGTGTACACCATGATCGAAGGCTGA